One region of Bactrocera neohumeralis isolate Rockhampton chromosome 5, APGP_CSIRO_Bneo_wtdbg2-racon-allhic-juicebox.fasta_v2, whole genome shotgun sequence genomic DNA includes:
- the LOC126760137 gene encoding N-alpha-acetyltransferase 16, NatA auxiliary subunit — MPSSDPLPPKESALFRKLLKCYEMKQYKNGLKLAKQILSNPKYAEHGETLAMKGLTLNGLGRREEAYKYVRLGLRRDLRSHVCWHVYGLLQRSDKKYDEAIKCYRNALKWEKDNLQILKDLSLLQIQMRDLEGYKETRHHLFTLRPSQHASWIGFAMSYHLIGDLEMANSILETFSQSQASIETHDYRHSELLLYQNQILVEAGNLQRALEHLKQYESQIVDKLAVQESIGDLYIKLGQPELAVPIFEELIHRNPENTLYYSQYFAAREFTEAADKLTAFKKFEEIYPRAMCPKRLPLDVASGDAFRSALDSYLRRGLRKGVPPLFVNVRVLHRVPEKASIIEQLALQYYENLTRSGHFSREDADANLPVEPASALVWTALFLAQHYDYKRDTEHALEYVNAAIDHTPTLIELFMTKGRIYKHAGDPVEAYMWMDEAQSMDTADRYINSKCAKYMLRANMVKEAEEICSKFTREGVTAMENLNEMQCMWFQTECALAYQRMGRWGDALKKCHEVDRHFSEIIEDQFDFHTYCMRKMTLRAYIGLLRLEDVLRRHPFYFKAAKCAIEVYIRLYDKPLKSEETIEEIDSENLPPSELKKLRSKQRKAKKKAELENAQAAQAQVKREQHQKSKQQANQEADPEAPQLDELIPEKLERPDDPLEKAIEFLKPLQQLAKDRIETHLLAFEIYCRKNKILLMLQSIRRAMAIDATHSSVHACIARLAQALPKLTADQELNESIKIVIDKATKELIGTKSVQQLNEEFVAQKDASIMHLYEGARIMYELEPSKRDTAINLITSYDLNKVKLEEATKIYEALRDGVFGDCDAELSLYRAKCQQRFKYARLFKDIVDAPNAVSTEDNHVDEKTKPNAISADVKTADL; from the exons ATGCCTTCCAGCGATCCACTGCCGCCCAAAGAGAGTGCGCTCTTCAGGAAGCTGCTG AAATGCTACGAAATGAAGCAgtacaaaaatggtttgaaactTGCAAAGCAGATTCTATCAAACCCCAAATATGCAGAACATGGTGAAACGTTGGCGATGAAAGGTTTAACACTTAACGGTCTGGGACGCCGAGAGGAGGCGTACAAATATGTACGTTTGGGACTGCGGAGAGATCTACGTTCCCACGTTTGCTGGCATGTATACGGTTTACTGCAGCGCAGTGATAAAAAGTATGATGAGGCAATTAAATGTTATCGTAATGCATTGAAATGGGAAAAGGATAATCTGCAAATCCTCAAGGATCTGTCGCTGCTGCAGATACAAATGCGTGATTTAGAAGGTTATAAGGAAACCCGCCATCATTTATTTACGCTGAGACCTTCGCAACACGCTAGTTGGATTGGTTTTGCTATGAGTTATCATTTAATTGGAGATCTCGAAATGGCCAATAGTATATTGGAAACCTTCAGCCAATCACAGGCATCAATA GAAACACATGACTATCGCCATTCAGAACTTTTATTGTATCAAAACCAAATCCTAGTAGAAGCCGGTAATCTTCAGCGCGCACTCGAACATTTAAAACAATACGAGAGTCAAATTGTTGATAAGCTGGCGGTGCAAGAGTCAATTGGCGATCTGTATATTAAACTCGGACAACCCGAATTAGCTGTACCTATCTTTGAGGAGTTGATTCATCGGAATCCCGAGAACACACTGTACTATTCGCAATATTTTGCGGCTCGTGAATTCACGGAAGCCGCAGATAAGTTGActgctttcaaaaaatttgaagaaatttaccCGCGAGCCATGTGTCCTAAACGTTTGCCATTGGATGTGGCAAGTGGCGATGCATTTAGGTCGGCACTTGATTCTTATCTACGTCGTGGTTTGCGTAAAGGCGTACCGCCATTGTTCGTGAATGTTCGTGTTTTGCATCGTGTGCCAGAAAAGGCATCAATTATCGAACAACTAGCCTTAcaatattatgaaaatttgaCACGTTCTGGGCACTTTTCGAGAGAAGATGCCGATGCAAATCTACCTGTGGAACCGGCGTCAGCACTGGTTTGGACTGCTTTGTTTTTGGCACAACATTACGATTACAAACGCGACACGGAACATGCCCTAGAATACGTTAACGCGGCTATTGACCATACACCCACGCTCATTGAGTTATTCATGACCAAGGGACGTATTTACAAGCACGCTGGCGATCCCGTGGAAGCCTATATGTGGATGGATGAAGCGCAAAGTATGGATACGGCTGATCG TTACATCAACTCAAAATGCGCCAAATATATGCTGCGCGCCAATATGGTTAAGGAGGCTGAAGAGATTTGTTCGAAATTCACACGTGAGGGAGTTACTGCCATGGAGAACTTGAATGAAATGCAATGCATGTGGTTCCAAACGGAATGTGCACTGGCTTACCAGCGCATGGGACGTTGGGGTGACGCCTTGAAGAAGTGTCACGAAGTAGACCGTCACTTTTCGGAAATTATAGAAGATCAGTTCGACTTCCATACATACTGTATGCGCAAGATGACGTTACGTGCGTATATTGGACTATTGCGACTAGAAGATGTGTTACGTCGTCATCCTTTCTATTTCAAAGCGGCAAAATGTGCCATAGAG GTCTACATACGCTTATATGACAAACCACTTAAATCGGAAGAAACCATTGAAGAAATCGATTCGG AAAATCTTCCGCCATCGGAGCTTAAGAAGTTGCGCAGCAAGCAGCGCAAAGCCAAGAAGAAAGCCGAACTGGAAAACGCACAAGCGGCACAAGCGCAAGTCAAGCGCGAGCAACATCAGAAATCCAAACAGCAAGCAAATCAAGAAGCGGATCCAGAAGCGCCGCAATTGGATGAGCTCATACCAGAGAAGTTAGAGCGACCGGATGATCCACTCGAAAAGGCTATTGAATTCCTGAAACCGTTACAACAATTGGCCAAAGATCGTATTGAAACGCATTTATTGGCATTCGAGATATACTGCCGCAAGAACAAGATTCTCTTAATGTTGCAATCCATTAGACGTGCTATGGCAATCGATGCGACGCATTCATCGGTACACGCTTGCATAGCTAGGCTAGCGCAGGCATTGCCCAAGCTGACAGCTGACCAAGAGTTGAATGAGAGCATTAAAATTGTCATAGACAAGGCCACCAAAGAACTGATAGGTACAAAGAGTGTACAACAACTGAACGAAGAGTTTGTGGCGCAAAAAGATGCTTCCATAATGCATCTCTACGAAGGCGCACGCATCATGTATGAACTGGAGCCAAGTAAACGGGATACCGCCATCAATTTGATTACCTCATACGACTTAAATAAAGTTAAACTGGAA gAAGCCACGAAAATCTACGAAGCGCTGCGTGACGGTGTTTTCGGCGATTGCGATGCGGAATTGAGTCTATACCGTGCTAAGTGTCAGCAACGTTTCAAGTATGCACGTCTTTTCAAGGACATTGTGGACGCACCAAACGCCGTTTCCACTGAGGATAATCATGTGGATGAGAAAACAAAACCGAATGCTATATCTGCTGATGTGAAGACTGCGGATTTGTAA